The following proteins are co-located in the Myxococcus fulvus genome:
- a CDS encoding glycosyltransferase family 4 protein, with protein MDPREEGWHSMDLVGEALLEELSTYPSEVSAHALRPPMPSVARRVPGVGARNAAFNVDRLLTRFGLYPARALLSRPWFDAFHVVDHSYAQLVHALPASRTGVYCHDLDAFRSVVEPHREQRPTWFRLLARAQLRGLERAAIVFHNSQAVRDELLTHGLVDPSRLVWAPLGTSPEYRPEPVSGDQSEQVLAALGGQPYLLHVGSAIPRKRLDVLFEVFAALRARHPDLRLVQQGGALNAAQREQVARLGLGDALVQPPFQPRATLAGLYRHAQAVLITSEAEGFGLPLIEALACGVPVVASDLPVLREVGADTCIYCPVGDLAAWTTTVDALLAGRLSPPPLDSRLARAARFTWKAHGRTILDAYQRLPR; from the coding sequence ATGGACCCTCGTGAGGAGGGCTGGCACAGCATGGACCTGGTGGGCGAGGCGCTCCTGGAGGAGCTCTCGACCTACCCTTCCGAGGTCTCCGCGCATGCGCTTCGTCCACCCATGCCATCCGTGGCTCGACGGGTGCCAGGAGTGGGCGCGCGGAATGCCGCGTTCAACGTGGACCGGCTGCTGACCCGCTTCGGGCTCTACCCGGCTCGGGCGCTGCTCTCGCGGCCCTGGTTCGACGCCTTCCATGTCGTGGACCACAGCTATGCCCAGCTCGTCCACGCGCTCCCTGCTTCGCGCACGGGCGTCTACTGTCACGACCTGGATGCGTTCCGCTCCGTCGTGGAGCCCCACCGTGAGCAACGGCCCACGTGGTTCCGGCTCCTGGCGCGAGCGCAGCTCCGTGGGCTCGAGCGCGCCGCCATCGTCTTCCACAACTCCCAGGCCGTTCGTGATGAGTTGCTCACCCACGGACTCGTCGACCCCTCGCGCCTGGTCTGGGCGCCTCTCGGAACTTCGCCGGAGTACAGGCCCGAGCCCGTTTCCGGCGACCAGAGCGAACAGGTGCTCGCAGCACTCGGTGGACAGCCGTACCTCTTGCACGTCGGCAGCGCGATTCCGCGCAAGCGACTGGACGTCCTCTTCGAGGTGTTCGCCGCGCTACGCGCACGACACCCGGACCTGCGGCTCGTTCAGCAAGGTGGCGCGCTGAATGCGGCGCAGCGAGAGCAGGTCGCGCGACTGGGGCTCGGCGATGCGCTGGTGCAGCCGCCCTTCCAGCCTCGCGCCACGCTCGCGGGCCTATATCGGCACGCCCAGGCAGTGCTCATCACGAGCGAGGCCGAGGGCTTCGGTCTGCCGCTCATCGAGGCGCTCGCCTGCGGCGTCCCCGTGGTGGCCAGTGACTTGCCCGTGCTGCGTGAAGTGGGCGCGGATACCTGTATCTACTGCCCTGTCGGCGACCTCGCTGCTTGGACGACGACCGTCGACGCGCTCCTCGCAGGAAGGCTGTCGCCTCCTCCGCTCGACTCCCGCCTCGCCCGCGCGGCGCGCTTCACGTGGAAGGCTCACGGCCGAACCATCCTCGACGCGTATCAGCGTCTCCCGCGCTGA
- a CDS encoding class I SAM-dependent methyltransferase — protein sequence MSPSPSLFQFLKREVLVAEHEVFHRTLRETLVGTCDSVLDIGCGSGSPLKHISHEFSRTVGVDGYTASIERSRAAGIHQEYHQLDLLQVGQHFAPKSFDAVIALDVIEHFDKPEGYRLLEMMESLARKRVVIFTPNGFLPQDEWDNNVHQVHRSGWEVYDFELRGYRVTGMSGLKPLRGDFALPRIRPARLGSRLSILTEPLATRVPQLAFQLLAVRDMEAS from the coding sequence ATGTCACCGAGCCCATCCCTCTTCCAGTTCCTCAAGCGCGAGGTCCTCGTCGCCGAGCACGAGGTGTTCCACCGCACGCTGCGAGAGACGCTCGTGGGCACCTGCGACAGCGTGCTCGACATCGGCTGTGGCTCGGGCTCTCCTTTGAAGCACATCTCCCACGAGTTCTCGCGCACCGTGGGCGTCGATGGCTACACCGCGAGCATCGAGCGCAGCCGCGCCGCGGGCATCCACCAGGAGTACCACCAGCTGGACCTGCTCCAGGTGGGGCAGCACTTCGCGCCCAAGAGCTTCGACGCGGTCATCGCGCTGGACGTCATCGAGCACTTCGACAAGCCCGAGGGCTATCGACTGCTGGAGATGATGGAGTCGCTCGCGCGCAAGCGCGTCGTCATCTTCACGCCCAATGGCTTCCTGCCGCAGGACGAGTGGGACAACAACGTGCACCAGGTGCACCGCTCGGGGTGGGAGGTCTATGACTTCGAGCTGCGCGGCTACCGCGTCACCGGCATGAGCGGCCTGAAGCCCCTGCGCGGAGACTTCGCGCTGCCGCGCATCCGGCCCGCGCGCCTGGGCAGCCGACTGTCCATCCTCACCGAGCCGCTGGCGACGCGTGTCCCCCAGCTCGCCTTCCAGCTCTTGGCCGTCCGCGACATGGAGGCCTCCTGA
- a CDS encoding glycosyltransferase, with product MEDPTWHLLTGEYPPQPGGVSDYTALVARGLALRGQRVHVWAPGDEGTLDEQGVTVHRVPGLFTPPGLVRLTRELDRCPGPRRLLLQYVPHAFGMKAMNVPFCAWFSARVRDERWVFFHEIVYPWSLASPVRHQVLAGVTRVMARLVARDARRMFVSIPTWADHLPSALRGRAEWRPVPSTLPTEVPEDLVRSVREELGAGLWLGHFGTYGAAIRGPLETVLVSLLRADERRRFLLLGRGSRRVARELGEQHPGLAARIVAREDLAPLALAAHLSAMDVLIQPYPDGVSTRRTSAMAGLALGRALVTQTGLLTEPLWRESRAVALAGDTSPGAMIEVAEQLLSRPEEHVALGERAARLYRERFALEHTVETLLSDIGSRS from the coding sequence GTGGAGGACCCCACGTGGCACCTGCTCACGGGTGAGTATCCGCCCCAGCCCGGCGGCGTCAGTGACTACACGGCCCTCGTCGCCCGGGGGCTCGCGCTCCGAGGTCAGCGGGTCCACGTCTGGGCTCCCGGTGATGAGGGCACGCTCGACGAGCAGGGCGTCACGGTCCACCGCGTCCCCGGGCTCTTCACGCCGCCGGGGTTGGTTCGGCTGACGCGTGAGCTGGACCGGTGTCCGGGACCTCGTCGGTTGTTGCTCCAGTACGTTCCGCATGCCTTCGGGATGAAGGCGATGAACGTGCCGTTCTGCGCGTGGTTCTCCGCGCGGGTGCGGGACGAGCGCTGGGTGTTCTTCCACGAGATCGTCTACCCCTGGAGTCTGGCTTCGCCCGTGCGGCACCAGGTGCTCGCCGGCGTCACCCGCGTGATGGCGCGACTGGTGGCCCGGGATGCCCGGCGCATGTTCGTCTCCATTCCCACCTGGGCTGACCACCTGCCCTCCGCGCTTCGTGGCCGCGCGGAATGGAGACCGGTTCCCAGCACGCTGCCCACGGAGGTGCCCGAGGACCTCGTGCGCTCGGTGCGCGAGGAGCTGGGCGCGGGACTCTGGCTGGGCCACTTCGGGACCTATGGGGCCGCGATTCGAGGGCCGCTTGAGACGGTGCTCGTGTCGCTGCTGCGCGCGGATGAGCGGCGGCGGTTCCTGCTGTTGGGCCGAGGCAGTCGTCGCGTCGCGCGGGAGCTGGGTGAGCAGCATCCTGGTCTCGCCGCTCGCATCGTCGCACGCGAGGACCTCGCTCCCTTGGCGCTCGCGGCGCACCTGTCCGCGATGGACGTGTTGATCCAGCCCTACCCGGATGGGGTCAGCACCCGACGCACGTCCGCCATGGCGGGACTGGCGCTGGGCCGCGCGCTCGTCACGCAGACGGGACTCCTGACGGAGCCTCTCTGGCGTGAATCGCGCGCCGTCGCCCTCGCGGGGGACACGAGTCCGGGTGCGATGATTGAAGTCGCCGAGCAGCTCCTCTCTCGGCCGGAGGAACATGTGGCGCTCGGTGAGCGCGCGGCTCGGCTGTATCGGGAGCGTTTCGCGCTGGAGCACACCGTGGAGACACTCCTCTCGGATATCGGGAGTCGTTCGTGA
- a CDS encoding oligosaccharide flippase family protein: MNATAAPQVDTGEVKARALKGMVVLVLRTVASQGLRVISALALSRLLFPSDYGLFGIVAYASSLGVFLGDLGLSAALVRQSHEPTQDETFTIFWSHQALTAVIVAAVCALAPVLTEGYALGAEAVPMVWAMALGLFLSSLRVIPLMALERKLAFPLIARAELVENVAQVAGTLALAAAGMGAWALVVGSLIRGAVGLGCIAWASPWRPLGTFRWEVLRRLVGFGLAFQLPPLVAALVAGWVPLVVGQVLGKDVVGLVNWAWALASTPMMLSVVLNRVAFPAYCRMQDDPSGFAEYLKTSLRRLSAALLLTLPVAVLGMPVLVPLFFGQRWLAAVPLVQWFTLECLLITLTGLLATAQNAGGRPWERFAVVVGIGVTKWGVGTWAIHRWGFEGIGPVALAVSALEVWVTAWRVSHLNPGLRGLMWQVVEPLVSVGLLLAAAALVAWRWGPEGDWARWGVGGGLFLLLVLAREWLPGLRSMVGEVRDIIEFVRARRAARSAPASPAS, from the coding sequence ATGAATGCGACCGCGGCACCCCAGGTGGACACCGGCGAGGTCAAGGCCCGTGCCCTGAAGGGCATGGTCGTCCTCGTGCTGCGCACCGTGGCCTCGCAAGGGCTGCGGGTCATCAGCGCGCTGGCGCTCTCCCGGCTGCTGTTCCCCTCGGACTACGGCCTGTTCGGCATCGTCGCCTACGCCAGCTCGCTGGGTGTGTTCCTGGGCGACCTGGGCCTGAGTGCCGCGCTGGTGCGTCAGTCGCACGAGCCCACCCAGGACGAGACCTTCACCATCTTCTGGAGCCACCAGGCCCTCACCGCCGTCATCGTGGCCGCGGTGTGTGCGCTGGCGCCGGTGCTCACCGAGGGCTACGCGCTGGGCGCCGAAGCGGTGCCGATGGTCTGGGCCATGGCGCTGGGGTTGTTCCTGTCCTCGCTGCGCGTGATTCCGTTGATGGCGCTGGAGCGGAAGCTCGCGTTTCCGCTCATCGCGCGCGCGGAGCTGGTGGAGAACGTGGCGCAGGTGGCCGGCACGCTGGCCCTGGCGGCTGCGGGAATGGGGGCCTGGGCCTTGGTGGTGGGCTCGCTCATCCGAGGCGCGGTGGGGCTCGGCTGCATCGCGTGGGCGTCTCCGTGGCGTCCACTCGGGACGTTCCGGTGGGAGGTCTTGAGGCGACTGGTGGGCTTCGGGCTGGCCTTCCAGCTCCCGCCGTTGGTGGCGGCGCTGGTGGCGGGCTGGGTGCCGTTGGTGGTGGGACAGGTGCTCGGCAAGGACGTGGTGGGGTTGGTGAACTGGGCCTGGGCGCTGGCCTCCACGCCGATGATGTTGAGCGTGGTCCTCAACCGCGTGGCCTTTCCCGCCTATTGCCGGATGCAGGATGATCCGAGCGGGTTCGCGGAGTACCTGAAGACGTCGCTCCGGCGGCTGTCCGCGGCGCTGCTTCTGACGTTGCCGGTGGCGGTGCTGGGGATGCCGGTGCTGGTGCCGCTGTTCTTCGGTCAGCGCTGGCTCGCGGCGGTGCCGCTGGTGCAGTGGTTCACGCTGGAGTGTCTGCTCATCACGCTCACGGGGCTGTTGGCCACGGCGCAGAACGCGGGCGGTCGGCCCTGGGAGCGCTTCGCGGTGGTGGTGGGCATCGGCGTGACGAAGTGGGGCGTCGGCACCTGGGCGATTCACCGCTGGGGGTTCGAGGGAATCGGCCCGGTGGCGCTGGCGGTATCGGCGCTGGAGGTCTGGGTGACGGCGTGGCGGGTCTCGCACCTGAACCCGGGGCTGCGAGGATTGATGTGGCAGGTGGTGGAGCCGCTGGTCTCGGTGGGGCTCTTGCTGGCGGCGGCGGCGCTGGTGGCCTGGAGGTGGGGCCCCGAGGGGGATTGGGCGCGGTGGGGCGTGGGCGGTGGGTTGTTCCTGTTGCTCGTCCTCGCGCGTGAGTGGCTCCCGGGGCTGCGCTCCATGGTGGGCGAGGTGCGGGACATCATCGAGTTCGTCCGGGCGCGACGCGCGGCCCGGTCCGCGCCGGCGAGCCCGGCGTCATGA
- a CDS encoding glycosyltransferase family 2 protein, whose product MSKPDLIISIVNHSNPELLHDCLRTLYATTRECTFEVWVVDNATDGRGVEAMRRDFPQVRWLFNTARKGFSANHNQVLRQASGRYFCIFNDDTIVHEGAFDSLVRFMDENPRVGMAGARLLNADGTIQNCTFRPMSLSGQLFDLVFLPRPLHFLKRKDIDPAQYGHEEARVNWVLGACIVVREETLAEVGLLDEAMSPLGNTEDTDWCVRAWKAGWEVAFCPEAVITHLTSRSFRPSATGPDKVRVELWRTRVAYFRKHHGRMREWMLRAILVGTLPYNSLVLTQTLLRGRMELTEYRRQLATFLRISEMGLRTRV is encoded by the coding sequence ATGTCGAAGCCCGACTTGATCATCTCCATCGTCAATCACAGCAACCCGGAGCTGCTGCACGACTGCCTGCGGACGCTGTACGCGACGACGCGTGAGTGCACCTTCGAGGTGTGGGTGGTGGACAACGCCACGGATGGCCGGGGCGTGGAGGCGATGCGGCGCGACTTCCCGCAGGTGCGCTGGCTCTTCAACACCGCGCGCAAGGGGTTCTCCGCCAATCACAACCAGGTGCTGCGGCAGGCCTCGGGCCGCTATTTCTGCATCTTCAATGATGACACCATCGTGCACGAAGGGGCGTTCGATTCACTCGTGCGGTTCATGGACGAGAACCCGCGGGTGGGGATGGCGGGCGCGCGGCTGTTGAACGCGGATGGCACCATCCAGAACTGCACCTTCCGGCCGATGTCGTTGTCGGGGCAGTTGTTCGACCTGGTGTTCCTGCCGCGTCCGTTGCACTTCCTGAAGCGCAAGGACATCGACCCGGCGCAGTACGGGCACGAGGAGGCCCGGGTGAACTGGGTGCTCGGCGCGTGCATCGTGGTGCGCGAGGAGACGTTGGCGGAGGTGGGGCTGCTCGACGAGGCGATGTCGCCCCTGGGGAACACGGAGGACACGGACTGGTGTGTCCGGGCGTGGAAGGCGGGCTGGGAGGTCGCCTTCTGTCCGGAGGCGGTGATTACGCACCTGACGAGCCGCTCGTTCCGTCCCTCGGCGACGGGGCCGGACAAGGTGCGCGTGGAGCTGTGGCGCACGCGGGTGGCGTACTTCCGCAAGCACCACGGTCGGATGCGCGAGTGGATGTTGCGCGCCATCCTGGTGGGGACGCTGCCGTACAACTCGCTGGTGCTGACGCAGACGCTGCTGCGAGGGCGCATGGAGTTGACGGAGTACCGGCGGCAGCTCGCCACGTTCCTGCGCATCTCCGAGATGGGACTGCGGACGCGGGTCTGA